TAGCTCGGTTTCGGTGCGGAGCAGAAATGCACCGATTTCTAGCAGCCATTTAGGTTGAGGCAGCTGCCACCTAGGCTGGTAGTGCTGGCAAAGCTGCGCATTGAAGTCCTCGTTGCGAATGGGGTGTGGGGCGCAAAGATTGAAAGTGCCTTCTAAGTCTTGACGCGCAATCAGAAGCTCCAAGGCCTGGCAGAAATCATTGATGTGCAGCCAGCTTATCCACTGTCGGCCATCGCCCTGCGGGGTAGCTAAGCCCCAGCGAGCTAGCCGCGCCATTACCGGTAGGGCGCCGCCATCGGCCCCTAGCACAATGGCAGTACGCAAGGCTACGCGGCGGGTGCGTGGCGTAGCGGCTACCCAAAACTCGGCTTCCCACTGTTGCGCTACCCGCTCCGAGAAGTTCCGGCCGATATTGCCAACTGCTTCCGTATTGGCAGGCTGTTCGTCTTTCGTGTCGGTGTAAATGGTGGCCGTCGAAGAATTCAGCCATACAGCTGGAGGGTTTTGGC
This Hymenobacter sp. GOD-10R DNA region includes the following protein-coding sequences:
- a CDS encoding TIGR01777 family oxidoreductase, producing the protein MEKPKMIVAGGNGFLGKHLAHHFTALGYQVIILTRKRGYRIGMLHWDGHTLGPWTKALEGAAVVLNLAGRSVDCRYNIVNQYAIIRSRLDSTKVLGEAIACCQNPPAVWLNSSTATIYTDTKDEQPANTEAVGNIGRNFSERVAQQWEAEFWVAATPRTRRVALRTAIVLGADGGALPVMARLARWGLATPQGDGRQWISWLHINDFCQALELLIARQDLEGTFNLCAPHPIRNEDFNAQLCQHYQPRWQLPQPKWLLEIGAFLLRTETELVLKSRKVVPQRLLESGFMFRFPTCNLALANLLPQLP